The following DNA comes from Bacillus spongiae.
AAGGAGTGTTAATGAATGGATCAATTTCAAAAAAACCTTGAGAAGTATGCTGAGTTGGTTGTAAAAGTTGGAGTCAATATTCAAGAGAAACAGACATTAATCGTTAATGCAGCAACTGATTCCGTTGAATTTGTACGTTTAATTACGAAAAAAGCGTATCAAGCAGGAGCCAAGCAAGTACACATATTTTGGAATGATGACATCGTATCTCGCTATACGTTTGATCTAGCACCGGATGAATCATTTAAAGAATTCCCTAAATGGCGAGTAAGCGCGCTAGAAGAATACGCTAAAGCAGGTGCTGCCTTCTTATCCGTAGTTTCTTCTTCTCCTGAATTACTAAAAGGAGTAAAGCCTGAACGAATTGCTACTTCCCAAAAGACAGCTGGTGCTGCACTTTCAAACTATCGCCAATACATAACTTCTGATAAAGTAAGCTGGTCTGTCGTTGCAGTTCCTTCGGAAGATTGGGCTAAACTTGTCTTTCCTGAGCAAAACAATGCGGTTGAAAAACTATGGGATGCGATTTTCAAAGCAGTAAGAGTGGACCAAAATGATCCTGTAGCCGCATGGAAAAAACATGATGAAACACTACATGAAAAAGTGGACTATTTAAACAATAAAAAATATCATAAGCTTCATTATTCAGCACCTGGTACAGATCTAACTATCGAGCTCCCTAAGGGCCACCTTTGGGTTGGTGCAGGTAGTGTGAATGAACAAGGCGATAGCTTTATGGCAAATATGCCAACAGAAGAAGTCTTTACAGTACCATTAAAAACAGGGGTTAATGGTACCGTTTCAAGTACTAAGCCTCTAAGTTACGGTGGGAATATTATTGACAACTTTGTGATTACTTTTGAAGCTGGACGTATTGTTAATGTGAAAGCGGAAAAAGGAGAAGATATTTTAGAAAATCTTATCTCAACAGACGAGGGTGCGCATTTCTTAGGAGAAATTGCTTTAG
Coding sequences within:
- a CDS encoding aminopeptidase — translated: MDQFQKNLEKYAELVVKVGVNIQEKQTLIVNAATDSVEFVRLITKKAYQAGAKQVHIFWNDDIVSRYTFDLAPDESFKEFPKWRVSALEEYAKAGAAFLSVVSSSPELLKGVKPERIATSQKTAGAALSNYRQYITSDKVSWSVVAVPSEDWAKLVFPEQNNAVEKLWDAIFKAVRVDQNDPVAAWKKHDETLHEKVDYLNNKKYHKLHYSAPGTDLTIELPKGHLWVGAGSVNEQGDSFMANMPTEEVFTVPLKTGVNGTVSSTKPLSYGGNIIDNFVITFEAGRIVNVKAEKGEDILENLISTDEGAHFLGEIALVPHQSPISQSNVLFYNTLFDENASNHLAIGNAYAFCIEGGKTMTSEELEKNGLNSSITHVDFMIGSDKMDIDGIKEDGTKEPIFRNGNWA